From a region of the Pseudanabaena sp. ABRG5-3 genome:
- a CDS encoding ATP-binding sensor histidine kinase yields MFEIPEYKINSLIYESELSLVYRGYRTNDYQPIILKILKLEYPTPEAIARYKLEYEICSRLSQIEGVVKAYSFIKYQRFRCIAFEDFGGESIRILKKSRSFNLIEILEIAAQVADILSEIHGANVIHKDINPSNIVFNPRTSQVKIIDFGISNILSRENPTIRNPHTLEGTLSYMSPEQTGRMNRTLDNRSDLYSLGVTLYELLTDRLPFTANDPVELVHCHIAKIPIAPCSLNSEIPQTVSDIVMKLLAKTVEDRYQSAQGLKADLTLCTRLLETKGEITNFVLGTQDISDKFQVSQKLYGRELEIWLLLAVFECLSLGKAEVIMVTGFSGIGKSALVHEIYKPITKQRGYFISGKFDQFQRNIPYSAVVNAFRDLVTQLLTETESQLQTWRDQLLNALGKNAQIIIDVIPEVEKIVGKQAAVLELPLTEAQNRFNLVFQNFVRVFTKPNHPLVIFLDDLQWADAASLKLLELLVTSTDSQFLYIIGAYRNNEVDAIHPLRLTLNEIAATGTAINDIVLLPLDQSDVDELVADTLKCDHETIKPLSEIVFQKTDGNPFFINEFLKSLYEGGLIYFDLKKRVWQWNLDQIQSADFTDNVVDLMSDKIQKLTPDTQKMIQIAACIGNHFDSQTLAIATERPHRLVLQDLLPVLTEGLILPLTNNYKFAIVDSENEFSEDFSIDYKFLHDRVQQAAYVLIPESEKQVTHLKIGRQLFKKVRDHKVEHGEKLAIEEEAFRIANHLNRGMGLIRDPEERLELAELNLIAGKKAKDSNAYADAQNYLAIGIGLLPDMSWEVHYPLTLKLYEAAAESAYLNTDFDECHRLVDRIMHHANHILDTIKSYKVKINAYTAQRKFHEVPTTVNSILIRLGEPIPPFPSELQVGIELLRTELRTRLRGIKDWTALPAMTDPYKIAAVYIMTTIATSAINLNPLLVGIVILRIVNLILQYGVSPDSLIIGAAYGLIRWVAFQDIERSYRIGLVSLQLIEQKHVRAGSSLSISAFEACLRHWKEHLRDSVPNLRQAIQIGIEFGEYEAISFSVSAYSMHRFFVGDPLGLVIQDFQNYDGLLLNKIKQPQIVDQHRAWHQLALNFVGLGENMPFLVGTAIDEFEMLPTFLAEKNGIPIYYTYTAKGMSHYFFYDYKEAIPAFEQAVPFARSIVSAYGFALHNFYQSLACLGLCSSLPKSSRQIYLKKVAKNQNKMRRWAKHCPMNFQHKYELVEAERYALLGNQIEAMAYYDRAIKGARENEYIQEEALANERAGKFHLQYGRDKIAQTYFIDASSCYQIWGAIAKVQHLQVTYLQFFSHRFASHKDAQLFDNRYSSLSTTTMMANRSMEIDLASVVKTFQILSDEIDLKKLLAKLMKILIENAGAQVGYLILEREEGLKIEAIGNAGSDEIEVLGSRSMESAVPVSIVNFVARTLESVVLGNATQEGKFTNDDYIQLHQPKSLLCMPLINQGELAGILYLENDLVTEAFTIDRLKVLTLLSSQAAIAINNARLYSNLKLFNENLEQLVSDRTQELSQALTNLKAAQTELVESEKMAALGGLVAGIAHEINTPLGIGVTAASLIADKTQDLANAIKNGSLKRSDLEKFMDSLQQSSMIVLSNLNRAAELIQSFKQVAVDQSSEERRSFNLKAYLEEVLLNLQPKLKRTKINVQIDCADNIILDSFPGLISQITTNLVMNSLIHAYDPNDNGTILFVISEQNQRLIFEFSDDGKGISSDNIGKIFDPFYTTKRGQGGSGLGLHIVYNLVTQKLQGSITCESQVGVGTKFIIQIPL; encoded by the coding sequence ATGTTTGAGATTCCTGAATACAAAATTAATTCGTTAATTTATGAAAGCGAATTATCGCTGGTGTATAGAGGATATCGGACTAACGATTATCAACCGATTATTCTGAAAATTCTCAAATTAGAGTACCCAACCCCTGAGGCGATCGCGAGGTACAAATTAGAATATGAAATCTGTAGTCGGCTCAGCCAGATTGAGGGAGTAGTCAAAGCCTACAGCTTTATCAAATATCAACGATTTCGCTGTATCGCCTTTGAAGATTTTGGAGGAGAATCAATTCGCATCTTGAAGAAATCGCGCAGTTTTAATCTGATTGAAATTTTAGAGATCGCCGCCCAAGTTGCCGATATTCTTAGCGAAATTCATGGGGCAAATGTCATTCATAAAGACATCAATCCCTCTAATATCGTGTTTAATCCAAGGACATCTCAAGTCAAAATTATTGATTTTGGCATCTCAAACATTTTGTCGCGAGAAAATCCCACCATCCGTAATCCGCATACACTTGAAGGGACACTTAGCTATATGTCACCTGAGCAAACAGGGCGAATGAACCGTACCCTTGATAACCGTAGCGATCTCTATTCTTTGGGTGTAACTCTATATGAACTCCTCACCGATCGACTTCCTTTTACTGCTAACGATCCTGTCGAGTTAGTCCATTGCCATATTGCCAAAATCCCCATAGCACCATGCAGCCTCAATTCTGAGATTCCCCAAACCGTCTCGGATATTGTCATGAAACTATTGGCAAAAACAGTAGAAGATCGCTATCAAAGTGCTCAGGGGTTAAAAGCGGATTTAACCCTTTGTACAAGACTATTGGAAACTAAAGGCGAAATTACCAATTTTGTACTAGGCACACAGGATATTTCCGATAAGTTTCAAGTTTCCCAAAAACTCTATGGGCGAGAACTAGAAATTTGGCTATTACTAGCGGTATTTGAATGTCTGAGCCTTGGAAAAGCTGAAGTAATTATGGTCACGGGTTTCTCTGGCATCGGTAAATCCGCACTCGTTCACGAAATCTACAAGCCAATTACCAAACAAAGGGGTTACTTCATTTCAGGGAAGTTTGACCAGTTTCAACGCAATATTCCCTATAGCGCTGTTGTCAATGCCTTTCGCGACCTCGTCACACAATTGCTAACTGAAACTGAAAGCCAACTCCAAACATGGCGCGATCAATTATTGAATGCCTTAGGGAAAAATGCCCAAATTATTATTGATGTGATCCCCGAAGTAGAGAAGATCGTGGGTAAGCAAGCAGCAGTTTTGGAACTTCCGCTCACCGAAGCTCAGAATCGGTTCAATTTAGTTTTTCAGAACTTCGTGCGCGTTTTTACCAAACCAAACCATCCCCTCGTGATCTTTTTAGACGATCTCCAATGGGCTGATGCTGCCTCTTTAAAACTTTTAGAATTGCTAGTAACTTCCACAGATAGCCAGTTTCTCTACATCATTGGAGCCTATCGTAATAATGAAGTCGATGCTATTCATCCATTAAGGTTAACGCTCAATGAGATTGCAGCCACTGGAACTGCTATCAACGATATCGTCCTACTGCCCCTAGATCAATCAGATGTGGATGAATTAGTTGCGGATACGCTCAAATGCGATCACGAAACAATTAAACCTCTTTCCGAAATTGTCTTCCAAAAAACCGATGGTAATCCTTTTTTTATTAACGAATTTCTTAAGTCATTGTACGAGGGAGGATTAATCTATTTTGATTTAAAAAAACGAGTCTGGCAATGGAATTTAGACCAAATCCAGTCCGCAGATTTTACCGATAATGTGGTTGATTTGATGTCGGACAAAATCCAAAAGCTCACACCCGACACTCAGAAAATGATCCAAATTGCGGCCTGTATTGGCAACCATTTTGATTCTCAAACCCTTGCGATCGCCACCGAAAGACCCCATCGACTAGTACTGCAAGATCTATTGCCAGTTTTAACCGAAGGCTTGATCTTGCCGCTAACGAACAACTATAAATTTGCGATCGTTGATAGCGAAAATGAGTTTTCCGAGGATTTTTCCATTGACTACAAATTTCTCCATGATCGTGTCCAACAAGCAGCCTATGTGCTGATTCCCGAATCTGAGAAACAAGTTACCCATCTTAAAATTGGTCGGCAACTGTTCAAAAAAGTTCGCGATCATAAGGTAGAACACGGCGAAAAATTAGCGATCGAAGAGGAAGCTTTTCGGATTGCCAATCACCTCAATAGGGGCATGGGATTGATTCGCGATCCTGAAGAACGCCTCGAACTAGCAGAATTAAATTTGATTGCAGGAAAAAAAGCCAAAGATTCTAATGCCTATGCAGATGCCCAAAATTACCTAGCGATCGGTATCGGTCTATTACCAGACATGTCATGGGAAGTTCACTACCCATTAACACTGAAACTCTATGAGGCGGCAGCAGAATCAGCCTACTTGAATACTGACTTTGATGAGTGTCATCGCTTAGTCGATCGCATTATGCACCATGCCAATCATATTCTTGATACGATTAAGTCCTACAAGGTGAAGATTAATGCCTATACCGCCCAGAGAAAATTTCACGAAGTTCCCACAACCGTAAATTCAATCCTCATTCGTTTAGGTGAACCGATTCCACCTTTTCCAAGTGAGTTGCAAGTTGGGATAGAACTCCTGCGGACAGAACTACGCACTCGCTTACGGGGGATCAAGGATTGGACAGCTTTACCAGCGATGACCGATCCCTACAAGATTGCGGCGGTCTATATTATGACTACCATCGCAACATCGGCAATTAATTTGAATCCTTTACTTGTGGGAATCGTAATTCTCCGTATCGTCAATTTGATCCTCCAATACGGAGTCTCACCAGATTCACTCATTATTGGTGCTGCCTATGGATTAATTCGCTGGGTTGCTTTTCAGGACATCGAAAGAAGCTATCGGATTGGTTTAGTGAGTTTACAATTAATCGAACAAAAGCATGTTCGGGCTGGTTCTTCTTTATCTATATCAGCCTTTGAAGCTTGTCTGAGGCACTGGAAAGAGCATCTCAGAGACTCTGTACCCAACTTACGCCAAGCCATCCAAATCGGTATTGAATTTGGCGAATATGAAGCGATCAGCTTTAGTGTATCGGCTTACTCTATGCATCGTTTTTTTGTCGGTGATCCTTTAGGATTGGTTATTCAAGATTTTCAAAATTATGATGGTTTACTATTAAATAAAATCAAACAACCCCAGATCGTCGATCAGCACCGAGCTTGGCATCAGCTAGCCCTCAATTTTGTAGGATTAGGAGAAAATATGCCATTTCTTGTTGGTACAGCTATAGACGAGTTCGAGATGCTTCCCACTTTTTTGGCAGAAAAGAATGGAATTCCCATTTACTATACTTACACCGCTAAGGGGATGTCGCATTATTTCTTCTACGACTACAAAGAGGCAATCCCTGCTTTTGAGCAAGCTGTACCCTTCGCGCGATCAATTGTCAGTGCGTACGGATTTGCCCTCCATAATTTCTATCAATCCCTTGCTTGTTTAGGCTTGTGCAGCAGTTTGCCGAAATCTTCCCGCCAAATTTATCTGAAGAAAGTTGCGAAAAACCAGAATAAAATGCGGCGCTGGGCGAAACATTGTCCAATGAACTTTCAACATAAATATGAGTTAGTAGAAGCAGAACGATACGCATTACTAGGTAATCAAATTGAAGCAATGGCATACTATGATCGCGCTATTAAAGGGGCAAGGGAAAATGAATATATTCAAGAAGAAGCTCTAGCTAACGAGAGAGCGGGTAAGTTCCATCTCCAATATGGTAGAGATAAAATTGCCCAAACTTATTTTATCGATGCTTCCTCTTGCTATCAAATTTGGGGTGCGATCGCCAAAGTACAGCATTTACAAGTGACCTATTTACAGTTTTTTAGTCACAGGTTTGCTTCTCATAAAGATGCACAGTTATTTGATAATCGCTACTCTAGTCTGAGTACAACGACAATGATGGCGAATAGATCGATGGAAATTGATTTAGCTTCGGTTGTGAAGACATTCCAAATTCTTTCCGATGAAATCGACTTAAAAAAGCTCCTCGCTAAACTCATGAAGATCTTGATCGAAAATGCTGGGGCGCAGGTTGGCTATCTCATCCTTGAAAGGGAAGAAGGATTAAAAATTGAAGCGATCGGCAATGCAGGCAGCGATGAAATCGAAGTACTAGGGTCTCGCTCTATGGAAAGTGCCGTCCCCGTCTCAATCGTCAATTTTGTTGCCCGCACCTTAGAAAGTGTTGTGCTGGGCAATGCCACCCAAGAAGGCAAATTTACTAACGATGACTATATTCAACTGCATCAACCAAAATCATTACTATGTATGCCTTTAATCAATCAAGGTGAACTTGCGGGGATTCTCTATCTCGAAAATGATCTTGTTACCGAAGCCTTTACCATTGATCGCCTCAAAGTCCTTACGCTGCTCTCTAGCCAAGCAGCGATCGCCATCAATAATGCCCGTTTATATAGCAACCTCAAGCTCTTTAACGAAAATTTAGAACAATTAGTGAGCGATCGTACCCAAGAACTATCCCAAGCTCTCACCAACCTCAAGGCAGCTCAAACAGAACTAGTCGAATCCGAAAAAATGGCAGCCTTAGGGGGACTAGTTGCAGGTATTGCCCACGAAATTAATACCCCCCTTGGCATTGGCGTGACCGCAGCGTCCTTAATTGCCGATAAAACTCAAGATCTTGCCAATGCGATTAAGAATGGCTCACTGAAGCGATCGGATCTCGAAAAATTTATGGACAGCCTCCAACAAAGCAGCATGATCGTTCTGTCTAATTTAAATCGCGCTGCCGAACTGATTCAGAGCTTTAAGCAGGTCGCCGTTGATCAATCTAGCGAAGAAAGGCGATCGTTTAATCTTAAAGCCTACCTTGAAGAAGTTTTACTCAATCTCCAGCCAAAACTCAAACGGACAAAAATCAATGTGCAAATTGATTGTGCCGATAATATCATCCTTGACAGTTTTCCGGGTTTGATTTCCCAAATCACTACCAACTTAGTGATGAATTCCTTAATCCATGCCTACGATCCTAATGACAATGGGACAATTCTCTTCGTTATTTCTGAACAAAACCAGCGTCTTATCTTTGAATTTAGTGATGATGGTAAAGGTATTTCCTCAGATAACATTGGCAAAATTTTTGATCCGTTTTATACAACCAAACGTGGGCAAGGAGGCAGTGGTTTGGGGCTACACATAGTTTATAACCTTGTAACCCAAAAGCTCCAAGGTAGTATTACCTGTGAAAGTCAAGTTGGCGTGGGTACTAAATTTATTATTCAAATTCCTCTATAG
- a CDS encoding cytochrome P450 has product MIDNLWSREVNNIPLPPLVKGLPILGSSLELAKDNLGFFVKQYHEVGAIFRVRALNRQFTVIAGAEANQFVNQLGTEFLSGQDFWQDFCKELGTDNLLISLDGDRHLQQRRFLQPSYSRNSIIHAFPETIQLISDLTANLRSGQRVQVLPFFQQIICEQLGMLLADCSPSHYREDLVRFLQTALNVTVVKQLPSFLLWLPSYQRSQKRVLELAKLAIKKNRMAQTKRQKPNLIDDLIADSQQPHPLLSESEMIAAAVGPYLAGLDTVANTCSFMLYALLKSPEIMAKVIQEVDWLFQDGIPNAEGLRGLSALHGAVMETLRMYPVAAAIQRYAIADFTFKGFRVDAGTHVIIATTVPHFLPQYFPNPYTFDIDRFHPPRNEHKQNGAFAPFGVGAHLCLGNGLAEVQIMLTMAMLLHRFEFSLESPNYKIQPISNPTLSPSNRFYVRVQTRSTQRQK; this is encoded by the coding sequence ATGATTGATAATTTATGGTCACGGGAAGTTAATAATATTCCACTTCCACCTTTAGTTAAAGGATTACCAATTTTGGGGAGTAGTTTAGAACTCGCCAAAGATAACCTTGGTTTCTTTGTAAAGCAGTACCATGAAGTCGGTGCAATTTTTCGAGTTCGCGCCCTTAATCGCCAATTCACCGTCATCGCAGGGGCTGAAGCAAACCAATTTGTCAATCAGTTGGGAACGGAGTTTCTCAGTGGTCAAGATTTTTGGCAAGATTTTTGCAAAGAGCTAGGTACTGATAACTTGCTAATCAGTTTAGATGGCGATCGCCATTTACAACAGCGCCGCTTTTTACAGCCTAGTTATTCGCGCAACTCGATTATTCATGCTTTTCCAGAGACAATTCAATTAATATCCGATCTGACTGCAAATTTGCGATCGGGGCAAAGAGTCCAAGTTTTACCATTTTTTCAACAAATCATCTGTGAGCAATTGGGGATGTTGTTAGCTGACTGCTCACCAAGTCACTATCGTGAAGACCTAGTTAGATTTTTACAGACTGCATTGAATGTGACAGTGGTAAAGCAATTGCCATCTTTTTTGCTATGGCTACCCTCTTATCAGCGATCTCAAAAAAGAGTACTAGAACTAGCAAAACTGGCGATCAAAAAAAATCGGATGGCTCAGACTAAACGACAAAAGCCGAATTTAATCGATGATTTAATAGCTGACTCCCAGCAACCGCATCCTTTACTATCGGAATCGGAAATGATTGCCGCCGCCGTTGGTCCCTATCTCGCAGGTCTGGACACGGTGGCGAATACCTGTTCCTTTATGCTTTATGCCCTACTTAAATCTCCTGAGATCATGGCAAAAGTGATACAGGAAGTTGATTGGCTATTTCAAGATGGCATTCCTAATGCCGAAGGATTGCGCGGTCTGAGTGCTTTGCATGGGGCGGTGATGGAAACACTGCGTATGTATCCTGTGGCGGCGGCAATTCAACGCTATGCGATCGCCGATTTTACATTTAAAGGCTTTCGTGTTGATGCAGGAACCCATGTGATCATCGCCACGACTGTGCCGCATTTTTTACCACAATATTTCCCAAATCCCTATACTTTCGATATTGATCGCTTTCATCCACCTCGCAATGAACATAAGCAAAATGGAGCTTTTGCTCCCTTTGGGGTAGGTGCACATTTATGTCTAGGCAATGGTTTGGCGGAAGTACAAATCATGCTCACGATGGCGATGTTATTACATCGGTTTGAGTTTTCTTTAGAATCTCCCAACTACAAAATTCAACCCATTAGCAATCCTACTCTTTCCCCAAGCAATAGGTTTTACGTTCGCGTCCAAACCCGTAGTACCCAAAGACAGAAGTAA
- a CDS encoding peptidoglycan recognition family protein: MYPKRFVAIAFFLLTLVSFILFAEPAKTKIVADAKFTDTSPKSTQVKRPNPTNLKNLKQKSQDQKTQYINYQIINFSPAVNQFAPVKGCDMQPPANPPEPSLPAALTSNPITLERFRNSLTTTTTNSTSAQKAITYTPREMIALAASSNYGDRYLKDLSGKPVNNLPIIVLHETVGSANSVVSFFQEFHTDEDNQASYHTLIASDGTIVYFVPPDKRAFGAGNSVFVSSLGQEAVQTNPRYPSSVNNFAYHISLETPEDGMHNGYSHSGYTEAQYQSLVWLVAKTDVPLERITTHRIVDRSGSRIDPRSFDFNLFKKLLSNYPRSKEIAIGCALSTPEPKKLPKKLGSK, translated from the coding sequence ATGTATCCCAAAAGATTTGTCGCAATCGCTTTTTTTTTGTTGACCTTGGTGAGTTTTATTCTATTCGCAGAACCAGCGAAGACTAAGATCGTCGCCGATGCCAAGTTTACGGACACAAGCCCAAAAAGTACTCAGGTGAAGCGCCCCAACCCTACAAACCTCAAAAATCTTAAACAAAAATCTCAAGATCAAAAAACTCAATATATTAATTACCAAATCATTAACTTCTCGCCAGCAGTCAATCAATTTGCCCCCGTCAAAGGCTGTGATATGCAGCCGCCAGCGAATCCACCTGAGCCATCACTACCCGCCGCACTCACCTCGAATCCCATTACCTTAGAGCGATTTCGGAATTCCTTAACTACCACTACCACAAATTCCACTTCTGCTCAAAAAGCAATTACCTATACTCCTAGAGAGATGATTGCCTTAGCAGCATCCTCTAACTATGGCGATCGCTATCTCAAAGATCTATCAGGCAAACCTGTTAATAATCTACCCATTATCGTTCTTCATGAAACGGTTGGCTCTGCTAACAGTGTCGTTAGCTTCTTTCAGGAGTTCCATACCGATGAAGATAATCAAGCGAGTTATCACACTTTAATTGCTAGTGATGGCACGATTGTTTACTTTGTACCACCAGATAAACGGGCCTTTGGGGCAGGGAACTCCGTGTTTGTGAGTTCTTTGGGACAAGAAGCAGTTCAGACAAATCCTCGCTATCCTAGTTCCGTGAATAATTTTGCCTATCACATTTCCCTAGAAACACCTGAAGATGGAATGCACAATGGATATAGCCATAGTGGATATACGGAAGCTCAATATCAATCTCTGGTATGGTTAGTGGCGAAAACCGATGTCCCATTAGAGCGCATCACAACGCATAGAATTGTTGATCGGTCTGGGTCTCGCATCGATCCGCGCAGCTTTGATTTTAATCTATTCAAAAAACTACTTAGTAACTATCCTAGAAGTAAGGAAATTGCGATCGGCTGTGCCTTGTCTACGCCAGAGCCAAAGAAATTACCAAAGAAGTTAGGATCTAAGTAG
- a CDS encoding iron uptake porin translates to MNTKIYAALIVLSAIFNIFGDLVFDDLSTQALALEPIQKVKETKEIKESKTSIESSISNALDSQQRDRINNYIDEPKQAIAEVTSVSQLSDVKATDWAFSALQSLVERYGCIAGYPNRTYQGKQAIARYEFAAGLNACLDKINEIISAGLADKVSQEDLATLKKLQEEFAAELSILRGRVDALETKTSQIEAQQFSTTTKLNILSSFNLSSAFSNGNILAEGFPIAGSTPVARFAARNPFTGSPVVGTITEKPNTTFSYSNYLILTSSFTGKDTLNLILAMGNGNPPASAYSSAGFSSTFGVPYADSNPVVPLAPNSIGLFELFYSFPISDTVRLQVGPKILPFRQFDVNRFTTIINGAGGLNSFQSTLANSGLSGAGAIASWRMSDQLLFKAGYLARNDASFLYFGGDSANNPNRGLFGGSNQLLAEITYSPSDSTNLRFLYSRTYNQAPPTSPLGQPNFPFFLTYSARGVVDDGFGGRLQDSRGDNFVFNFDWLLNQSFGLFGRYSYSSYQIAPVNPAIAEGNVNLQAFQLGLAFPDLGKEGALATVTFIIPFQVLSGRNFLVSGNGDGGTQYDLELTYSYPITKFMTLVPSLFGTFNANNFSSNPAIWGAVLRTQFLF, encoded by the coding sequence ATGAATACCAAGATTTACGCTGCTTTGATAGTACTATCCGCCATCTTCAATATCTTTGGGGATCTTGTCTTTGATGATTTGAGTACTCAAGCATTGGCATTAGAACCTATCCAAAAAGTCAAAGAAACCAAAGAAATTAAAGAAAGCAAAACTTCCATAGAGTCTTCTATTTCTAATGCACTAGATTCTCAGCAACGCGATCGCATTAACAATTACATAGACGAACCCAAGCAAGCGATCGCCGAAGTTACATCGGTATCACAACTATCAGATGTAAAGGCAACTGACTGGGCTTTTAGCGCCCTCCAAAGTTTAGTTGAACGTTATGGATGTATTGCAGGCTATCCTAACCGAACCTATCAGGGCAAACAAGCGATCGCTCGTTACGAATTCGCGGCAGGACTGAATGCCTGTTTAGATAAAATTAATGAGATAATCAGTGCAGGGCTAGCCGACAAAGTAAGTCAAGAAGATTTGGCGACCCTGAAAAAACTCCAAGAAGAATTTGCGGCTGAATTGTCGATCTTAAGAGGAAGAGTCGATGCACTGGAGACCAAAACTAGCCAAATAGAAGCACAGCAGTTCTCCACCACTACCAAACTCAATATCCTCAGTTCCTTTAATCTTAGTAGTGCCTTTAGTAATGGTAACATCCTCGCGGAAGGATTCCCAATTGCGGGAAGTACACCTGTCGCTCGATTTGCTGCCCGCAACCCATTTACAGGAAGTCCTGTTGTTGGCACAATTACAGAAAAGCCAAATACCACTTTTAGCTATTCTAACTATCTGATCTTGACCTCTTCATTTACAGGCAAAGATACGCTGAATTTAATTTTGGCAATGGGCAATGGTAATCCGCCAGCCAGTGCCTATAGTTCCGCAGGTTTTTCTAGCACCTTTGGGGTTCCCTATGCCGACTCCAATCCCGTTGTACCTTTAGCTCCCAATAGCATTGGTTTGTTTGAGCTGTTCTATAGTTTTCCTATTAGCGATACAGTGAGGCTACAGGTGGGACCGAAGATTCTGCCTTTTCGCCAGTTTGATGTTAATCGCTTTACAACAATCATTAATGGCGCAGGAGGATTGAATTCCTTTCAGAGTACCCTTGCCAATAGTGGTTTGTCAGGAGCGGGGGCGATCGCCAGTTGGCGCATGTCCGATCAATTGCTGTTTAAAGCAGGCTATCTAGCACGTAACGATGCTTCTTTCCTTTACTTTGGTGGCGATAGTGCTAATAACCCCAATCGCGGTTTGTTTGGCGGATCTAATCAACTGCTAGCGGAGATCACCTATTCCCCAAGTGATTCCACAAATTTGCGATTTCTCTACAGCCGCACCTACAACCAAGCACCTCCCACTTCTCCATTGGGGCAACCCAACTTTCCTTTCTTTTTAACCTATTCAGCTAGAGGCGTTGTGGATGATGGATTTGGCGGTAGGCTACAGGACAGCAGAGGTGACAATTTTGTCTTTAACTTTGATTGGTTACTAAATCAATCCTTTGGTTTATTTGGTCGCTATTCCTATAGTAGCTATCAGATTGCGCCTGTAAATCCTGCGATCGCTGAGGGGAATGTCAATCTGCAAGCCTTCCAGTTAGGCTTAGCTTTTCCCGATCTAGGCAAGGAAGGGGCTTTAGCCACTGTCACTTTTATCATTCCCTTTCAAGTACTGTCTGGGCGCAATTTCCTTGTGTCGGGCAATGGTGATGGCGGCACACAATATGATTTGGAATTAACCTATTCCTATCCCATCACGAAATTTATGACCCTTGTACCTTCGTTATTTGGGACATTTAATGCGAATAACTTTAGTAGTAATCCCGCCATTTGGGGAGCGGTGTTGCGAACACAATTCTTATTTTAG
- a CDS encoding S1C family serine protease: protein MRSSTARSTTNSVDTSRNCAIATPVKFAITGIMQTTEKTMKSTAIALSLVSALLVSIPSFSKAATAAPKDFDPEEKITMEVYRSSNPAVVTIKTINSTGSGSIITPEGLVITNEHVIHDAKNGNVKIINIDGKTFDGQVLTIDRKNDLALVKIISSDRFPSLSLADRDSILVGQKVFAIGSPFGLSGTLTTGILSRVAANGDLQTDARLNPGNSGGPLLNSRGEIIGVNKSILSPDGRSNTGIGFATSAPITKEFLARSAAFIPTNKAANNIASLPQIPSPTTASTSPQASIASTTATSTERPLLGVVLTNSLTVYEVRPNSLASRMGLQKGDRLVSLNGAPISDAKQIISYLAQRPSSALLTVARNTGITNYQIKF from the coding sequence GTGAGGAGTAGCACTGCAAGATCTACGACAAATAGCGTAGATACTTCTCGGAACTGCGCGATCGCTACTCCCGTCAAGTTTGCTATCACAGGAATTATGCAGACGACAGAGAAGACTATGAAATCTACAGCGATCGCCTTGAGCCTTGTATCCGCATTACTAGTTAGCATTCCTAGTTTTAGCAAAGCTGCTACTGCTGCACCCAAGGATTTTGATCCTGAAGAAAAAATCACGATGGAAGTTTATCGTTCATCTAATCCTGCGGTAGTCACCATTAAAACCATAAATAGCACTGGTTCAGGCAGCATCATTACCCCTGAAGGTCTAGTCATAACTAACGAGCATGTCATTCACGACGCAAAGAATGGCAATGTCAAGATAATTAATATCGATGGCAAAACCTTTGATGGACAAGTTCTCACGATTGATCGCAAAAATGACTTAGCCCTAGTAAAAATTATCAGCAGCGATCGCTTTCCTAGCTTATCCCTAGCAGATCGGGACAGCATTCTCGTTGGTCAAAAAGTATTTGCGATCGGTAGTCCCTTTGGTTTGTCAGGAACCCTCACCACAGGTATTCTCAGCCGTGTAGCCGCCAATGGCGATCTCCAAACCGATGCCCGCCTCAACCCCGGGAATTCTGGTGGCCCTTTGCTCAACTCCCGTGGCGAAATTATTGGTGTGAACAAGTCAATCCTCAGTCCCGATGGTCGCTCGAATACAGGTATTGGCTTTGCAACTAGCGCTCCTATTACCAAGGAATTCCTTGCCCGCAGTGCTGCCTTTATCCCCACCAACAAGGCTGCCAATAATATCGCTAGTCTTCCCCAGATTCCATCACCAACTACAGCTTCTACTTCTCCTCAAGCTTCCATTGCATCTACGACAGCTACCTCAACGGAACGCCCCCTATTAGGAGTAGTGCTTACCAATAGTCTCACTGTTTATGAAGTCCGCCCCAACTCTCTGGCTAGTCGCATGGGTTTACAAAAAGGCGATCGCCTTGTGAGTTTAAATGGCGCACCAATTAGCGATGCCAAACAAATTATCAGTTACCTTGCTCAGCGTCCCTCATCAGCGCTCTTGACGGTAGCTAGAAATACAGGAATTACCAATTACCAGATTAAGTTTTAG